A DNA window from Scylla paramamosain isolate STU-SP2022 chromosome 10, ASM3559412v1, whole genome shotgun sequence contains the following coding sequences:
- the LOC135104115 gene encoding leucine-rich repeat-containing protein 59-like translates to MAKNSLRDKLEGDELDLSMMSIAEVPVKEIAALPRATKIDLSSNQLVSLPSSFAQNLGNIVHLDLGSNKIKEIPSNFFKLKKLKHLDLYNNQLTDLPLSFCQLPSLKWLDLKGNPLNPTLRKVAGDCLNQKECEAAARNVIAYLKKLQTQMETEKQEKLQKEKEKAEARARAEELKEAKKRAEKKAAKEKRKAEVRAQLESQKAKTNGMANSEKQYSAVPKPAKPQLKQKKAVTKGGWSLLGWINLLLFLCLLGAGGTCLYMYTDGDLSPIGVSAALPRIVNNANLLANLTLEALQPENLQQTAQSVSATITETASYLWAELQEHTTDLNVYVEPAAEAVLAAWAWLRENTILCYNWIVDNVDWNSIMQAIRETMLFFYEQYLVICEELSRNKALMSLVATIQPYYEVIVERLGTLWGFVWEQLLLAVNYVQEQCPGVLESVKGHAAAVKQSIEGLVK, encoded by the exons ATGGCTAAGAACTCGCTCAGAGACAAGCTGGAGGGCGATGAGCTTGACTTGAGTATGATGAGCATCGCGGAGGTGCCGGTCAAGGAAATA GCGGCATTACCACGGGCAACAAAGATTGACCTCTCCAGCAATCAACTCGTCTCACTGCCGTCCTCCTTCGCCCAAAACTTGGGCAACATTGTCCACCTTGATCTGGGATCCAACAAGATTAAAGAAATTCCCTCTAATTTCTTCAAGTTAAAGAAGTTGAAGCATCTAGACTTGTACAACAATCAG CTGACAGACCTGCCCTTGTCTTTCTGCCAATTGCCCAGCTTGAAGTGGCTTGACCTAAAAGGCAACCCACTCAACCCCACCCTCAGAAAGGTAGCCGGTGACTGCCTCAATCAGAAGGAGTGTGAGGCAGCCGCCAGGAACGTCATCGCTTATCTGAAAAAGCTGCAGACTCAGatggaaacagaaaaacaagaaaaattacagaaagaaaaag AAAAGGCTGAGGCTCGTGCTCGTGCTGAAGAGTTGAAAGAAGCCAAGAAGAGAGCTGAAAAGAAagctgcaaaagagaagaggaaggcagaGGTGCGTGCTCAACTAGAGTCTCAGAAGGCAAAAACGAATGGTATGGCAAACTCAGAGAAACAGTACAGTGCTGTGCCCAAACCAGCCAAGCCTCAACTCAAGCAGAAGAAAGCTGTCACCAAAG GCGGGTGGTCACTGCTCGGATGGATAAACCTTCTGCTGTTCCTTTGCCTGCTTGGAGCAGGAGGAACATGCCTCTATATGTACACCGATGGTGATCTTTCACCCATTGGTGTGTCTGCTGCCTTGCCCCGCATTGTTAACAATGCAAATCTTCTGGCAAATCTCACTCTTGAAGCTCTACAGCCAGAAAACTTACAACAAACAGCACAGAGTGTCAGCGCAACCATAACGGAGACAGCGTCATACCTGTGGGCAGAACTCCAGGAACACACAACAGACTTGAATGTGTATGTAGAGCCTGCAGCGGAGGCGGTGTTAGCAGCATGGGCGTGGTTAAGAGAAAACACAATTTTGTGTTACAACTGGATTGTTGACAATGTTGACTGGAACTCAATTATGCAGGCCATCAGGGAAACAATGTTGTTCTTTTATGAGCAATATCTTGTTATCTGTGAGGAGCTGAGCAGGAACAAGGCCCTCATGTCCTTGGTGGCAACCATTCAGCCTTATTATGAGGTTATTGTGGAGCGCCTTGGAACACTGTGGGGCTTTGTGTGGGAACAGCTGTTGTTGGCTGTGAATTATGTACAAGAGCAGTGCCCAGGTGTCCTTGAGTCCGTCAAGGGTCATGCTGCCGCTGTCAAACAGTCTATCGAGGGACTGGTTAAATAA